The genomic window AGCGTCAGCGCCCCCGTCGAGAACATCGACAGCGCGATGGCGTTCCGACGACCGATCCGATCGGCGAGCAGACCGCCGACGATCTGCGAGATGAGCCCGCCGAACCCGTACGCGCCGATCGCAAGACCGGCCTGTGGCGCGGAGAACCCGTTCTCCGTCAGGTACAGCGTGATGAACGGAAGGACGAACGTCCCGAGCCGGTTGACGAGCGTCCCGGCGAACAGCACCCACGCCGAGCGCGGCAACGCCCGGATGTTTCGACGCAGGCTCGGGCGCGGCGCTTCGGGGTCGATCACTCAGCCGAGCGGAGGCTGACCGGCCCCGCCGTCGCGCTGCTGCAGGAACCGCTCGATCTCACTCACCAGCTCGTCACCGGTCGGCAGCTCCTCGTTGTCGACGACGCTCTCGAGCCGAGCGACGTACGTCGTGGAGTCCTCGTCGGCCGCGACGGCCTGGTCGAGACGCTGTCGCTGCGCGAGCGCCTCGTCGGTGAGGCCGCCGAGCGGAACGGCCACCCCGAGGTGACGCTGGGCGTACTCCAGGATCGCGATCGTTGCAGCTGGATAGGCTCCGCCAACGTAGTGGGGGACCTGCGCGTAGAACCCGACTGCCGGGATTCCCCCGCCGGTCACCGCCATCTCGATCGTCGACAGCGCCGCTGACGGGACGCGAAGGAGGCCGTCGGGGCCCTGCCGTTCGTTGTCACGCAGAAGTCCGGGCTTGGACGCCGTAGCCAGGATGGGGACGGGACGGGTGTGCGGAACCGCCGCTGGGATCGCGCCGATGCTCACCCACTCCACGACACCGAGCGTCGTTGCGACTTCGAGGATGTCCGCACCGAGCTCGCGCCACCGGAAATCGGGCTCGGGTCCGGTGAGGATCAACACGTCGCGCTCGTCGACATGCACGCGCTTCATCGTCAGGTCCGGCCAGGTGAGCTCGGTGAGCGTCCCGTCCACGATGTCGAGGACGGGCCGTCGGGAGCGGTAGTCGTAGAGAAGATCGGACGAGAACGTCACGATCGGTTCGTTCTTTCCCGCGATGTGGTCCGCCGCCGCCGTCGATGCGCCGCCGGCGTCGATCCAGCCGTCGAACGCCGCCACGATCACCGGAGATTCGAGGGGCTCATCGACGTCGCGGAGCCGGTACAGGGGCATGGGGGCGAGGATAGCGAACGGCCCCTCGCTACCTGCTCGCCGGCCTGGTACTCCGACGATCGAGGCGGCGAAGGGCCGCTCGGTTATCGATCAGGATCGCTACGGGGTCGAGGCGCTCGTCTCGGTCGCGGTCGGGTACGTGGTCGTTCCGCTCCACTCGCCGGTGCTGCTGCCGGTCGCGCGCATGCGCATCCACGCGTATGCGCCGCCGCCGAGGGTGACGAGGAACAAGAACCACCGGCCCTTGTGCGACTTCTTCTTCTTTTCGACCTCGACGTCTTCGAGCACGTCGAGCCTCCGATCGAGCAGGTCGAACATCTTCTTGTGCTCGGTCCGGGACTCCGCGACCTCGTCGCGAAGCATGTCGTTCTCGCGGCGGAGTCGCTCGGCTTCTTCGTGCGAGCGCTCCAGCCGCTTCTCGAGCGCGCGATCCTTCAGCTGATGACCAACGACCTCTGCTCGATCGCGGGCGCTCCTGCCTACCCACTTCACAGTTGTGCCCACACTCATGATCGGGCCTCCTCTCCTGAACAACGACCGCTAGAGAGCCTACCCGTCGGGTCCGCGTCCGAACCGGCGTGCGCACGGAGCGCACTGACAGTGGTCTACGGCGTGGGCTTGGTGACCATCAGGAAGACGATGACGACCACGTCCACGGCGATCGCGACCCCGACGGCGGTCCCGCGAGCGGACAGCCGCTGCAGCTCCGCCGCATCCCCGGTTTGGATCGCCTGGATCTGTCGCCTCAGCGTCGGGGTATACACGAACAAACCGAGCACGACGGCCACTACGTAGAGCGTCAGACCGCCCGCGAGCCAGAACTGCGTCAGCTCGAGATCGCCCACCCATACCATCACCAACCCGGTCACGAGCAGGAGCGCATACGCGGGGTTTTGCGAACCGGTCGTCGAGCACCTTGATCCCGCGCAGGACGTGCAGCTGATGCTCCGGTTCTCCCGCGGCGCGCGCGAGCCAGATCCCGTAGGTCGCGTTGAACCCGACGGCGACGATCGCCATGAGCACGTGCAGGAACTTGAAGAACGTGTAGGTCGTGAGTGCGAGCAACCGCCCCTCCCTCGTCGGCGCGACGGGGCCATGCTATGGGCATTCGCTTCAGGAGGTGTTCCATGACCGGTGCCGGAACCACTTCGATCCCAGCAGTGGCCGCGGCCACGGCTCGACCGTTCGAACCGCGGGACATCGCAACGCTGAACGACTCGGTCGTTCGACTCGCAGTCATCGACGGGGAGACGCCGTGGCACCATCACCGGGACGACGAGCTGTTCCTGTGCTGGGAGGGAAGGTTCCGCATCGAGATCGAAGGTGGCCAAGTTGTCGAAATGCGCGCTGGTGACCTGTTCGTCGTGCTCCGCGGAGCGGAACACAAAGTGGCGGCGGACGAACGCGCCGTGACGATCCTCGTCGAGGCGCCGGAGACGAAACGGTTCGGCGACGACTGACGCTATGGACGAACGCGAAGGCCGGCGAGCCCGCGGATGATGTAGTTCGGCTTCCACGCCGGTTCCTCGACGAGTTCGAGGTCGGGGAACCGATCCATCAGCGTGGCGAACGAGACCTGAAGCTCCAGCCGCCCGAGCGGCGCTCCGAGGCAGAAGTGGATGCCGTTGCCGAACGTGACGTGCGGGTTCGGCTCGCGCGCCAGGTCGAGCTCGTCGGGCTGGCCGAACACGCTCGGATCCCGGTTCGCCGACCCGAACAGCAGGCCGAGCTCCGCACCGCGGGGGATCTCGTAGCCGTGGAGCTCGAACGGTTCGAGCACCCACCGCTCGAACATCTGCAGCGGCGTGTCGAACCGTAGGAGCTCCTCGACCGCGGTGGGGAGCAACGAGCGGTCCTCGCGGAGCTCCTTCAACCGTTCGGGATGACGGAACAGCGTCCACCAGCCGATCAACGTCGAGTTGACGGTGGCCTCGTGCCCGGCGTTGAGGATGAGGACGCACGTCCCGATCAGCTCGTCCTCGGTGAGCTTCTCGCCCTCGTCGACGACCTGCGTCAACGCGGAGATGAGATCGTCGCGCGGTTCGCGCCGTCGGACACGTGACAGGTCGCGGAGGTAGTCGGAGAACTCCGTGCTCGCCCGCACCGCATCGCGTTGTGACTCGAGCGGCGGATTGAGCTCGTACATCTTGCAGATGTCCGCCGACCACGGGCGAAGGTGGTGCCGATCCGCCTCGGGCACGCCGAGCATCTCCGCGATGACCGTCACCGGCAGCGGCTCGGCGACGGTCGGCAGCATGTCGAACTCGTCCATGCCGTCGACGCCGTCGACGAGCGCGTCCATCACGCGTTGCACCATCGGACGGAGCCCCTCGACGTAGCGAGGCGTGAACGCTTTGGCGACCAGGCGCCGAACCCGTGTGTGGTCGGGCGGCTCCATGTCGAGGATGCCCGCGCGGATCAGGTTCCAGAACGGCCCGTGCCATTCGGGTTCGTCGGGACGCCCCATCTCGGTATGCGTGGCGATGTGGTGGTAGGTGCGGCCGAATCGCCGGTCGCGGAGAAGCGAGTTGACGTCCTCGTACCGCGAGACGAGCC from Actinomycetota bacterium includes these protein-coding regions:
- a CDS encoding PAC2 family protein produces the protein MPLYRLRDVDEPLESPVIVAAFDGWIDAGGASTAAADHIAGKNEPIVTFSSDLLYDYRSRRPVLDIVDGTLTELTWPDLTMKRVHVDERDVLILTGPEPDFRWRELGADILEVATTLGVVEWVSIGAIPAAVPHTRPVPILATASKPGLLRDNERQGPDGLLRVPSAALSTIEMAVTGGGIPAVGFYAQVPHYVGGAYPAATIAILEYAQRHLGVAVPLGGLTDEALAQRQRLDQAVAADEDSTTYVARLESVVDNEELPTGDELVSEIERFLQQRDGGAGQPPLG
- a CDS encoding DUF2269 family protein, producing MAPSRRRGRGGCSHSRPTRSSSSCTCSWRSSPSGSTRPTGSGSRAPRENRSISCTSCAGSRCSTTGSQNPAYALLLVTGLVMVWVGDLELTQFWLAGGLTLYVVAVVLGLFVYTPTLRRQIQAIQTGDAAELQRLSARGTAVGVAIAVDVVVIVFLMVTKPTP
- a CDS encoding cupin domain-containing protein, which produces MTGAGTTSIPAVAAATARPFEPRDIATLNDSVVRLAVIDGETPWHHHRDDELFLCWEGRFRIEIEGGQVVEMRAGDLFVVLRGAEHKVAADERAVTILVEAPETKRFGDD
- a CDS encoding cytochrome P450 → MTFAPNDLAFIADPYPAYAELRDTAPVLYDEATDHWLVSRYEDVNSLLRDRRFGRTYHHIATHTEMGRPDEPEWHGPFWNLIRAGILDMEPPDHTRVRRLVAKAFTPRYVEGLRPMVQRVMDALVDGVDGMDEFDMLPTVAEPLPVTVIAEMLGVPEADRHHLRPWSADICKMYELNPPLESQRDAVRASTEFSDYLRDLSRVRRREPRDDLISALTQVVDEGEKLTEDELIGTCVLILNAGHEATVNSTLIGWWTLFRHPERLKELREDRSLLPTAVEELLRFDTPLQMFERWVLEPFELHGYEIPRGAELGLLFGSANRDPSVFGQPDELDLAREPNPHVTFGNGIHFCLGAPLGRLELQVSFATLMDRFPDLELVEEPAWKPNYIIRGLAGLRVRP